Proteins from a genomic interval of Sugiyamaella lignohabitans strain CBS 10342 chromosome C, complete sequence:
- the DTD1 gene encoding Dtd1p (D-Tyr-tRNA(Tyr) deacylase; functions in protein translation, may affect nonsense suppression via alteration of the protein synthesis machinery; ubiquitous among eukaryotes; GO_component: GO:0005737 - cytoplasm [Evidence IEA,IEA,IEA]; GO_component: GO:0005737 - cytoplasm [Evidence IDA] [PMID 14562095]; GO_function: GO:0097358 - D-leucyl-tRNA(Leu) deacylase activity [Evidence IMP] [PMID 10918062]; GO_function: GO:0051500 - D-tyrosyl-tRNA(Tyr) deacylase activity [Evidence IMP] [PMID 10766779]; GO_function: GO:0016787 - hydrolase activity [Evidence IEA]; GO_function: GO:0016788 - hydrolase activity, acting on ester bonds [Evidence IEA]; GO_process: GO:0019478 - D-amino acid catabolic process [Evidence IEA]; GO_process: GO:1900832 - D-leucine catabolic process [Evidence IMP] [PMID 10918062]; GO_process: GO:1900829 - D-tyrosine catabolic process [Evidence IMP] [PMID 10918062]; GO_process: GO:0006399 - tRNA metabolic process [Evidence IMP] [PMID 10918062]), with amino-acid sequence MPNFQEKVLTNKSVSQFTLLAKTKKGAKPDFHAAAKGDHARTLYNKVLEEVAKGLPGGQSRVGDGVFGAMMDVALVNDGPVTIQLDSKETKSGNILQPSPTPPQ; translated from the coding sequence ATGCCAAATTTTCAAGAAAAGGTATTAACGAACAAATCAGTATCACAATTCACATTATTAGCCAAGACTAAAAAAGGGGCTAAACCAGATTTCCACGCAGCTGCCAAAGGTGACCATGCTCGAACGCTCTACAATAAAGTGCTGGAAGAGGTTGCCAAGGGCCTGCCTGGAGGCCAAAGTCGGGTCGGTGATGGTGTCTTCGGAGCCATGATGGATGTCGCATTAGTAAACGATGGACCGGTCACGATACAGCTGGATTCGAAGGAAACAAAAAGCGGCAACATCTTACAACCCAGTCCAACTCCACCACAATAA